One window of Chryseobacterium indologenes genomic DNA carries:
- a CDS encoding SusC/RagA family TonB-linked outer membrane protein — MDKRVHSIKWLYLTVFLLPVLATAQEKETKKETEKNIDEVVLVGYSKVSKKDVTNAVGSVKADEVKDMPVNSAAEAIQGRVAGVQITASEGSPGAEVEIKVRGGTSITQSNAPLYIVDGIQMDNALSIISPKEIESIEVLKDAASTSIYGSRGANGVVLITTKGGRKKTSAQINYSGYTGVRKITNTIPVLDPYEFVIYQYELYNKNGIADDITAFTTRYGSFNELAEKYRNIKKRDWQDELFGKEAFNFTHNLSLTGGSDKSAFSLTLNHVEEDGIMLSSGFRRSMANFKYDYDISKKLKVGFNVRYSRQLISGAGTSASGSQGTNRLRNAVRYQPFEGGSNVPIDDFDPNYATLTNLVNPLILNDNEVKEARTNDLLLNAYLNYNITKNLTFRSVVGYVQKDNFINQFWGTVTSDARSNNNQPIVQLTRNQTRRITNTNTLNYTQKFGSHKLDLLLGEETVQTDGETSSTYTKWLPVSITPNEAFANIQSATPPSGMIQDAPKTGALPPDRLLSFFGRANYIFNNKYIITASIRADASNVFGVGNRWGTFPAVSVAWKLKEENFLKNKEWLEELKLRFGYGLAGNNRIPAYLYDTFFTTSTDYGYTFGSGVTPGATTGNTLANKNVTWEATVSKNLGLDFGFFNGRLYGSIDGYITDTKDLLVLAKIPQTSGYEYQYQNSGKTQNKGLEFTLGGLIVNKENFTWKTDFNISTNKNIIKSLGANVSGGNDYYLVASGWVNSLYDFIAKVGNPVGTYYGYVTEGRYEISDFDFNPTTQAYTLKNGVPSSSSVANGSKPIQPGDLKLRDLNGDGQITAADQTELGNAQPKFFGGFSQTFRYRNWDMSLFFNFSIGNKVYNANKIEFTTQYLYRDNNMSADVADRWRWFNDQGVKVTDPTALAALNANTTMWTPPQGNYILHSYAIEDGSFLRLNNVTIGYTLPKNSLEMLGIKNFRLYATINNLFTITGYKGYDPEASTRRNPLTPGVDYAAYPRSRFILTGIDLTF; from the coding sequence ATGGATAAAAGAGTACATTCAATAAAGTGGTTATATTTAACTGTCTTTCTACTTCCTGTCCTTGCTACGGCTCAAGAAAAAGAAACTAAAAAGGAAACTGAAAAAAACATTGATGAAGTGGTTTTGGTTGGTTATTCTAAAGTTTCAAAAAAAGATGTTACCAATGCTGTTGGCTCTGTAAAGGCTGACGAAGTAAAAGATATGCCTGTAAACAGTGCGGCAGAGGCAATTCAGGGAAGAGTTGCCGGTGTTCAGATCACGGCCAGTGAAGGTTCGCCTGGCGCTGAAGTTGAAATTAAGGTAAGGGGCGGTACTTCTATTACACAAAGTAATGCTCCTCTCTATATTGTAGACGGAATCCAGATGGATAACGCTCTGTCAATCATTTCTCCTAAAGAGATTGAATCTATTGAAGTTTTAAAAGATGCTGCTTCTACCTCTATTTACGGATCGCGAGGTGCCAACGGTGTTGTGTTGATCACCACAAAAGGCGGCCGCAAAAAAACCAGTGCTCAAATCAATTACAGCGGTTACACAGGGGTAAGAAAAATCACAAACACGATTCCTGTTCTTGACCCTTATGAATTTGTAATATATCAGTATGAGCTTTACAATAAAAATGGTATTGCCGATGACATTACAGCATTTACAACCCGATATGGTAGTTTCAATGAGCTTGCTGAGAAATACAGAAATATAAAGAAAAGAGACTGGCAGGATGAGCTTTTCGGAAAAGAAGCATTCAACTTCACTCATAATTTAAGCTTAACAGGCGGTTCCGATAAATCTGCTTTTTCATTGACTTTAAATCATGTGGAAGAAGATGGGATTATGCTCTCCTCCGGCTTCAGAAGAAGCATGGCTAATTTCAAATATGATTATGATATTTCAAAAAAACTGAAGGTTGGATTTAATGTCCGATACAGCCGTCAGCTGATTTCAGGAGCAGGAACTTCTGCAAGTGGATCTCAGGGTACCAACAGATTAAGAAACGCTGTAAGATATCAACCTTTCGAAGGAGGCAGCAATGTTCCTATTGATGATTTTGATCCTAACTACGCCACATTAACGAATCTTGTAAATCCTTTAATTTTAAATGATAACGAAGTAAAAGAAGCAAGAACAAATGATTTATTGTTAAATGCATATTTGAATTATAACATTACCAAAAACTTAACTTTCAGAAGTGTTGTAGGATATGTTCAGAAAGATAATTTTATTAATCAGTTCTGGGGCACCGTTACCAGTGACGCAAGATCGAATAACAATCAGCCGATTGTACAGTTAACGAGAAACCAGACCAGAAGAATTACCAATACCAACACTTTAAATTATACCCAAAAATTTGGAAGTCATAAATTAGACTTATTATTGGGAGAAGAAACTGTACAGACTGACGGAGAAACCTCAAGTACATACACCAAATGGCTACCAGTATCTATTACACCTAATGAGGCTTTTGCTAATATCCAATCTGCAACTCCACCTTCAGGGATGATTCAGGATGCTCCCAAGACCGGTGCATTACCTCCGGACAGACTTCTTTCTTTTTTTGGTAGAGCAAACTATATTTTTAATAATAAATATATCATAACAGCCTCTATAAGAGCAGATGCATCCAATGTCTTCGGAGTAGGAAACAGATGGGGAACTTTTCCTGCAGTTTCTGTAGCATGGAAACTTAAAGAAGAAAATTTCCTTAAAAATAAAGAATGGCTGGAGGAGCTTAAATTACGTTTCGGGTATGGTCTTGCAGGAAACAACAGAATTCCGGCCTACCTTTATGATACTTTCTTCACGACTTCCACCGACTATGGATATACCTTCGGAAGCGGTGTAACTCCGGGAGCTACTACAGGAAATACTTTGGCAAACAAAAACGTAACATGGGAAGCTACCGTATCTAAAAACTTAGGACTCGACTTCGGTTTTTTTAACGGAAGATTATATGGTAGCATTGATGGATATATTACTGATACAAAAGATTTATTGGTCTTAGCAAAAATTCCTCAGACGTCAGGATATGAGTATCAGTATCAAAACTCAGGAAAAACACAGAACAAAGGTCTGGAATTTACACTGGGAGGACTTATTGTCAATAAAGAAAACTTTACATGGAAAACAGATTTCAACATTTCTACCAACAAAAATATTATTAAAAGCCTGGGGGCGAATGTTTCGGGAGGAAATGATTATTATCTGGTGGCTTCAGGATGGGTAAACAGTTTGTATGACTTCATTGCTAAAGTGGGAAATCCTGTAGGAACTTATTATGGATACGTAACTGAAGGACGCTATGAGATCAGTGATTTCGATTTCAACCCGACCACTCAGGCTTATACATTAAAAAACGGAGTTCCAAGCAGCAGTTCTGTAGCTAACGGTTCAAAACCAATCCAGCCTGGAGATCTTAAATTGAGAGACCTGAACGGTGATGGACAAATTACCGCAGCCGACCAGACCGAACTTGGAAATGCACAGCCAAAATTCTTCGGAGGTTTCAGCCAGACTTTCAGATACAGAAACTGGGATATGAGTTTATTCTTTAATTTCTCTATCGGAAACAAAGTGTATAATGCCAATAAAATCGAGTTTACCACTCAATATTTATACAGAGACAACAACATGTCTGCCGATGTTGCAGACAGATGGAGATGGTTCAATGATCAGGGGGTAAAAGTTACAGATCCTACTGCTTTGGCAGCGCTAAATGCAAACACCACCATGTGGACACCGCCACAAGGAAATTACATCCTTCATTCTTACGCCATCGAAGACGGATCTTTCTTAAGACTGAATAATGTTACAATAGGATATACCCTGCCAAAAAACTCACTGGAAATGCTTGGTATCAAAAATTTCAGACTGTATGCTACGATAAATAATTTATTTACCATCACAGGTTACAAAGGATATGATCCTGAAGCCAGTACAAGAAGAAACCCTTTAACTCCGGGAGTTGATTACGCTGCATATCCTAGAAGCAGATTTATTTTAACAGGTATTGATTTAACCTTTTAA
- the kduI gene encoding 5-dehydro-4-deoxy-D-glucuronate isomerase has translation MSQSEFRYAHHPEDVKKYTTEDLRREFLINDLFNEDKIKLVYSMYDRLIVGGIMPLAQALKLEPTDDLKAQHFLDRRELGIINVGGAGKVTVDGDVYELGNKEALYIGKGAKEVVFEKSGDAQPYFYINSAPAHHTYPTKKITKSEAEIVELGEEKYANKRTINKLIVNSVLETCQLQMGMTELHPGSVWNTMPAHTHTRRMEAYFYFDLEEGQTVSHFMGQPDETRHIFMTNRQAVLSPEWSIHSGVGTSNYTFIWGMAGENMDYGDMDGIKTNELK, from the coding sequence ATGTCACAATCAGAATTTCGTTACGCCCATCATCCCGAAGATGTAAAAAAGTATACCACTGAAGATCTTAGGAGGGAGTTTCTAATCAATGATTTATTTAATGAAGATAAGATAAAATTAGTCTATTCTATGTATGACAGGCTGATTGTAGGAGGTATTATGCCTTTAGCACAGGCTTTGAAGCTGGAACCTACGGACGATTTGAAAGCCCAGCATTTTCTTGACAGAAGAGAGTTGGGAATCATCAACGTTGGTGGTGCCGGAAAAGTAACAGTAGACGGTGACGTATATGAGCTAGGAAACAAAGAAGCTTTATACATCGGGAAAGGAGCTAAAGAAGTAGTTTTTGAAAAATCAGGTGATGCACAACCTTATTTTTATATCAATTCAGCGCCCGCACATCATACTTATCCAACTAAAAAAATCACGAAAAGTGAAGCCGAAATTGTAGAATTGGGTGAAGAGAAATATGCCAACAAGCGTACGATCAATAAACTGATTGTAAATTCTGTACTGGAAACCTGCCAACTTCAAATGGGAATGACGGAACTTCACCCTGGAAGCGTTTGGAATACAATGCCTGCGCATACTCACACCAGAAGAATGGAAGCCTATTTCTATTTTGATCTGGAAGAAGGGCAGACAGTAAGCCACTTCATGGGACAGCCTGATGAAACGCGTCATATTTTTATGACCAACAGACAGGCGGTATTGTCTCCGGAATGGTCTATCCACTCAGGAGTCGGAACTTCCAATTATACTTTTATCTGGGGTATGGCCGGAGAAAATATGGACTACGGTGATATGGACGGTATCAAAACTAACGAACTAAAGTAA
- a CDS encoding gluconate 5-dehydrogenase, whose translation MNLFDLSGKVAVVTGGTHGLGMAMAEGLAAAGAELAITGTTPSKLEEALNYYHSKGYKATGYLFDVTDELEAAQKVALMEAAHGKIDILVNNAGIIKRIPAIDMEVEDFRKVIDVDLTGPFIMSKLVGKYMIKRRSGKIINICSMMSELGRDNVVAYASAKGGLKMLTKNLATEWAKHNIQVNGIGPGYFATSQTETIRVDGHPFNDFIISRTPEGRWGNPEDLAGTAIFLASDASRFINGQIIYVDGGILATIGKPVNE comes from the coding sequence ATGAATTTATTTGATTTATCCGGTAAAGTAGCAGTCGTTACAGGCGGTACTCACGGATTAGGAATGGCAATGGCAGAAGGTCTTGCCGCTGCAGGTGCTGAACTGGCGATCACAGGTACAACACCGTCAAAATTAGAAGAAGCTTTAAACTACTATCATTCAAAAGGGTATAAAGCAACCGGTTATCTTTTTGATGTGACAGACGAGCTGGAAGCCGCTCAGAAAGTAGCTTTAATGGAAGCTGCCCATGGAAAAATTGACATCCTTGTCAACAATGCAGGAATTATCAAACGTATTCCGGCAATCGACATGGAAGTGGAAGACTTTAGAAAAGTAATCGATGTAGACCTTACAGGACCTTTTATCATGTCGAAATTAGTTGGCAAATACATGATCAAAAGAAGATCCGGTAAGATCATCAACATCTGCTCGATGATGAGTGAACTGGGACGTGACAATGTAGTAGCCTATGCTTCTGCAAAAGGCGGCCTTAAAATGCTTACCAAAAATCTGGCGACAGAATGGGCAAAACACAATATTCAGGTAAACGGAATCGGTCCCGGATATTTTGCGACTTCTCAGACAGAAACAATCCGGGTAGATGGACATCCTTTTAATGACTTTATCATCAGCAGAACTCCGGAAGGAAGATGGGGAAATCCGGAAGATCTTGCAGGAACAGCTATTTTCTTAGCTTCTGACGCAAGCAGATTCATCAACGGACAGATCATCTACGTGGATGGAGGTATTTTGGCAACCATCGGGAAGCCTGTTAATGAGTAA
- the uxaC gene encoding glucuronate isomerase codes for MKPFITDNFLLQNKYAEELYFRYAEKQPIIDYHNHLIPKDIAEDTVFDNISKVWIAGDHYKWRAMRTMGVNEKFITGDASDKEKFEAWAKTVPYTLRNPLYHWTHLELKRYFEIDELLNADNASEIYENITAQLHTPEKSTRGLLKMMNVESLCTTEDPTDLLNYHQDLAKSDFTIKVSTAFRPDKAILIENHNFADYISRLGESAGIEINSYHTLCDALIKRIEYFHENGCRLCDHGLNNISFEEASQAEVNAIFNDKISGKVIAEKQVNQFKTAILLFLGEAYHKYGWVQQFHLGALRNNNERMHRILGPDTGWDSIGDFVQAETLSKLLNTLDGKDKLTKTILYNLNPADNEIFATMIGNFNDGSIKGKVQFGSGWWFLDQKDGMIKQMNALSNMGLISCFVGMLTDSRSFLSFPRHEYFRRVLCNLFGEEMKNGELPDDIELIGKTISDICYHNAKNYFDF; via the coding sequence ATGAAACCTTTTATTACAGATAACTTTTTATTACAAAATAAGTACGCAGAAGAATTATACTTCAGATACGCGGAAAAACAACCCATCATTGATTATCATAATCATTTGATTCCTAAAGATATTGCGGAAGACACTGTTTTCGATAACATCTCAAAGGTTTGGATTGCAGGTGACCATTACAAATGGAGAGCCATGCGTACCATGGGAGTGAACGAAAAATTCATCACAGGGGACGCTTCAGATAAAGAAAAATTTGAGGCATGGGCAAAAACAGTTCCGTATACATTGAGAAATCCTTTGTACCACTGGACACATCTGGAATTAAAAAGATATTTCGAAATTGATGAATTGTTAAATGCAGACAACGCATCGGAAATCTACGAAAATATCACCGCTCAGCTTCATACTCCTGAAAAATCAACAAGAGGCTTATTAAAAATGATGAATGTAGAATCTCTGTGCACTACGGAAGATCCTACAGATCTATTGAATTATCATCAGGATCTAGCAAAAAGCGATTTCACCATTAAAGTAAGTACTGCTTTCCGTCCTGATAAAGCAATTTTAATTGAAAATCACAACTTTGCGGATTATATTTCAAGATTAGGCGAATCTGCCGGAATTGAAATTAATTCCTATCATACTTTATGTGATGCTTTAATCAAAAGAATTGAATACTTCCATGAAAACGGCTGCAGATTGTGCGACCACGGATTAAATAATATTTCTTTTGAAGAAGCTTCACAAGCGGAAGTAAACGCAATTTTTAATGATAAAATTTCAGGAAAAGTAATTGCTGAAAAGCAGGTGAATCAATTCAAAACTGCCATTTTATTATTTTTAGGAGAAGCGTACCACAAATATGGTTGGGTTCAGCAGTTTCATCTTGGAGCATTGAGAAATAATAATGAAAGAATGCACAGAATTCTTGGTCCTGATACGGGATGGGATTCTATAGGTGACTTCGTTCAGGCTGAAACCCTGTCTAAATTACTGAATACATTAGACGGAAAAGATAAGTTAACAAAAACCATTTTATACAATTTAAATCCTGCTGACAATGAGATTTTTGCGACAATGATTGGGAATTTCAATGATGGAAGCATCAAAGGAAAAGTACAGTTCGGATCAGGATGGTGGTTTCTTGATCAGAAAGACGGTATGATCAAGCAGATGAATGCCCTTTCAAACATGGGGTTGATCAGCTGTTTCGTTGGAATGCTGACAGATTCCAGAAGTTTTCTTTCTTTCCCGAGACATGAATATTTCAGAAGAGTATTGTGTAATCTTTTCGGAGAAGAAATGAAAAACGGTGAATTACCTGATGATATCGAACTGATTGGTAAGACCATTTCAGATATTTGTTATCATAACGCAAAAAATTATTTTGATTTTTAA
- a CDS encoding sugar kinase: MSSKIVTFGEVIMRLSPPGNRTMKQSHEMEFFFGGTELNVASSLATMGCGVRHISSVSDDFVGESAISFIKSFGIDTAFINKNEHPLGLYFLEVGSSVRASRIAYNRLNGSFANSKPEQIDWKKALEGCQYFHWTGISPGISEAAYKSLKEGLQTARELGIEITTDPAYRSNLWKYGKNGNEVLKELISYSTIFIGGVNEINEILGTQFPSDKEGFIEACKELKQQIPSIHKIFDKIRIGVTASSQQTQGRALVGDNYFETELLEVNPVVDRIGTGDAFAAGLIYGLINFDDEKALKFANAACAIKHTILGDINYSSVEDILEVMNGGSGGRIKR, from the coding sequence ATGAGCAGCAAAATAGTCACATTCGGGGAAGTCATCATGCGACTTTCACCACCCGGAAATAGAACCATGAAGCAAAGCCATGAAATGGAATTCTTTTTCGGCGGAACGGAGCTTAATGTAGCATCTTCATTGGCAACAATGGGTTGTGGTGTAAGACATATCAGCAGCGTTTCTGATGATTTTGTAGGTGAATCGGCCATTTCCTTCATTAAAAGTTTTGGGATTGACACCGCATTTATCAACAAAAATGAACATCCTTTAGGTTTGTACTTTTTAGAAGTAGGCTCATCAGTTCGTGCCAGCAGAATTGCTTACAATAGACTGAACGGTTCTTTTGCCAATAGTAAGCCTGAACAGATTGACTGGAAAAAAGCCCTTGAAGGCTGCCAGTATTTCCATTGGACAGGCATAAGCCCAGGAATTTCCGAAGCCGCTTATAAAAGCCTGAAAGAAGGTTTACAAACAGCCCGTGAATTGGGAATCGAAATTACAACCGATCCTGCTTACCGTTCAAACCTTTGGAAATACGGTAAAAACGGAAACGAAGTTTTGAAAGAACTGATTTCTTATTCAACGATTTTTATCGGTGGAGTGAATGAAATTAATGAAATTCTCGGAACTCAGTTTCCCTCAGATAAAGAAGGCTTTATTGAAGCATGTAAAGAATTAAAACAGCAAATTCCTTCTATTCATAAAATTTTCGACAAAATAAGAATTGGTGTTACAGCAAGTTCTCAACAAACACAGGGAAGAGCTTTAGTTGGCGATAACTATTTTGAAACTGAATTGTTGGAAGTTAATCCTGTGGTCGATAGAATTGGGACAGGAGATGCTTTTGCAGCAGGTTTGATCTATGGGTTAATCAATTTTGATGACGAAAAAGCATTGAAATTCGCTAATGCAGCCTGTGCGATAAAACATACCATATTAGGGGACATCAATTACAGTAGTGTCGAAGATATTCTGGAAGTCATGAACGGAGGTTCAGGCGGAAGAATAAAAAGATAG
- a CDS encoding bifunctional 4-hydroxy-2-oxoglutarate aldolase/2-dehydro-3-deoxy-phosphogluconate aldolase: MTKIQLVTNTIINQGVLPLYYNADEIVTLEILRSLYKAGVRAVEYTSRGDAALSNFTKMVEIRNAEMPEMLLGIGTIKNIQQTEEYYKVGADFFISPGFVAEVAEFLIPKDLLYSPGCMTPTEIIEAENAGVTFIKLFPGNALGTGFMSAIKDVFPNLKFMPTGGVDTTKESIESWFKAGVSAVGMGSKLVSKELMLAKDYTTIENETVKVLEIIQTLK; the protein is encoded by the coding sequence ATGACAAAAATTCAATTGGTTACAAATACGATCATCAACCAAGGGGTTTTGCCTCTATACTATAATGCTGATGAAATAGTAACTCTGGAAATACTGAGATCACTTTACAAAGCAGGAGTTCGTGCAGTGGAATATACAAGCCGTGGTGATGCTGCGTTAAGTAATTTTACAAAAATGGTAGAAATCCGTAATGCAGAAATGCCGGAAATGCTGTTGGGAATTGGCACAATAAAAAATATACAACAAACTGAAGAATACTATAAAGTAGGAGCAGATTTCTTTATCAGTCCGGGTTTCGTAGCTGAGGTTGCAGAATTTTTGATTCCGAAAGATCTGTTGTACAGTCCGGGTTGTATGACGCCGACTGAAATTATCGAAGCTGAAAATGCTGGCGTTACTTTCATTAAACTATTCCCCGGGAACGCATTAGGAACCGGATTTATGAGTGCGATCAAAGATGTTTTCCCCAATCTGAAATTTATGCCGACGGGTGGAGTAGATACTACTAAAGAAAGCATCGAAAGCTGGTTCAAAGCCGGTGTTTCAGCAGTAGGAATGGGAAGCAAATTGGTAAGCAAAGAATTAATGCTTGCTAAAGACTATACAACTATAGAAAATGAAACGGTAAAAGTGCTGGAAATTATTCAGACTTTAAAATAA
- a CDS encoding MFS transporter, with amino-acid sequence MSSVKSLKPSNFRWTICFLLFIATTINYLDRQVLSLTWKDFIAPEFHWNNNDYGNITALFSIFYAVGMLFAGKFVDWMDTKKGFLWAIGIWSVGAVLHAFCGIATSGILTGNWLAGFHGSKELISTVSNTSAIISTSVTLFIFARFVLAIGEAGNFPAAIKTTAEYFPKKDRALATSIFNAGATVGALAAPVTIPFIAKAMGWEWAFIIIGALGFVWMGLWIFYYKKPHEHHKVNEHELTYIQQDQEDFAAEENTVKAEEKKFTFKECFSYRQTWAFVFGKFMTDGVWWFFLFWTPAYLSSVYKMDSTQSALPLFVLYMITLLSIIGGWLPKYFVEKKGMNAYSGRMKAMLIFAFFPLLALLAQPLGSLTYWIPVLIIGIAGAAHQAWSANIFSTVGDMFPKKAIATITGIGGMAGGIGSFIINKSSGVLFDHAHKAWSTVDGIPLLEKYPQYINERLPDGFFEQLEKSGSVVVDGIDKGYMIIFSACAVAYLIAWTVMKILVPKYKVISQ; translated from the coding sequence ATGAGTTCAGTTAAGTCTCTTAAACCGAGCAACTTCAGATGGACGATATGCTTTTTGCTGTTCATTGCAACAACAATCAATTATCTTGATCGTCAGGTTTTATCTTTGACGTGGAAAGATTTTATCGCACCGGAATTTCACTGGAACAATAATGATTATGGAAATATCACGGCATTATTCTCTATTTTCTATGCAGTAGGAATGCTTTTCGCTGGAAAATTTGTCGATTGGATGGATACTAAAAAAGGTTTCCTGTGGGCAATCGGAATCTGGTCTGTCGGTGCAGTTTTACATGCATTTTGCGGAATTGCAACTTCAGGAATTCTTACCGGAAACTGGTTGGCAGGCTTTCACGGATCTAAAGAATTGATTTCTACAGTTTCCAATACCTCTGCCATCATCAGTACGAGTGTAACGCTATTTATTTTTGCACGTTTCGTATTGGCTATTGGTGAAGCAGGAAATTTCCCGGCAGCAATTAAAACTACAGCGGAATATTTCCCTAAAAAAGACAGAGCTTTAGCAACAAGTATTTTCAATGCAGGAGCAACGGTTGGGGCTTTGGCAGCACCGGTTACCATTCCTTTTATTGCAAAAGCCATGGGATGGGAATGGGCATTTATCATCATTGGAGCGTTGGGATTTGTATGGATGGGATTATGGATTTTCTACTACAAAAAACCTCACGAACATCATAAAGTTAACGAGCATGAATTAACCTATATTCAGCAGGATCAGGAAGACTTTGCTGCTGAAGAAAATACTGTGAAGGCAGAAGAAAAAAAGTTCACTTTCAAAGAATGTTTCAGTTACAGACAGACCTGGGCTTTTGTCTTTGGAAAATTTATGACAGACGGCGTTTGGTGGTTCTTTTTATTCTGGACTCCGGCTTATTTAAGCTCCGTTTACAAAATGGATTCTACACAAAGTGCATTACCATTATTCGTTCTTTATATGATTACTTTATTGTCAATCATCGGCGGTTGGCTTCCAAAATATTTTGTGGAAAAGAAAGGCATGAATGCTTACTCAGGAAGAATGAAAGCAATGCTGATTTTCGCATTTTTTCCTTTGTTGGCCCTTTTAGCACAACCTTTAGGTTCGTTAACGTATTGGATTCCGGTTTTAATTATCGGAATTGCGGGAGCAGCACATCAGGCCTGGTCGGCAAATATTTTTTCGACAGTAGGCGATATGTTTCCGAAAAAAGCTATTGCAACCATTACCGGAATTGGCGGAATGGCGGGTGGAATTGGTTCATTCATTATTAATAAATCTTCAGGCGTATTGTTCGATCATGCTCATAAAGCCTGGTCCACGGTTGACGGAATTCCTTTATTGGAAAAATACCCTCAATACATCAACGAAAGATTACCCGACGGATTTTTTGAGCAGTTGGAAAAATCAGGATCAGTAGTTGTAGACGGAATCGACAAGGGCTACATGATCATATTTTCAGCCTGTGCCGTAGCATATCTTATCGCATGGACAGTAATGAAAATATTGGTTCCAAAATATAAAGTGATAAGTCAGTAG
- a CDS encoding tagaturonate reductase, translating into MENQTKQKLNRELNNSQEKLPIKIIQFGGGNFMRGFTDYVIDKLNKEAGFNAGIVNVQPTAGGSVHKLEEQGNLYTLFSRGIKKGEIIDTKQVISAIQKSINPYTNYDEFLALAKEEELEFIFSNTTETGISYDESENNYIGPHKNFPAKLTVLLHERFKHFNGAAGKGVRIIPCELIEDNAFVLRDMILKYARLWNLDPDFAQWINQSNYFHNTLVDRIVPGYPKDDAESYEDQLDYEDQMMVVSETFLLWVIQDAGNVKERIPFDKINEQILVVDDIQPYRLRKVRILNGGHTLMLAPAILSGKETVKESIDDAFIGKFLRETIFNEVNPTLGLDETELKDFAEEVFDRFRNPFIKHYQASIALYFVSKFKVRILPSLLGYVEINQKLPLNLVFSLASLIRFYQGNFGEKSLPINDEESIVAQFKEIWTNGDYGKVAELSLSETTFWDIDLTQVGGLKDAVAKALWEIDHNDVEIAYHNFIQFYS; encoded by the coding sequence ATGGAAAATCAGACAAAACAAAAATTAAATCGTGAATTAAACAATTCTCAGGAAAAACTTCCTATTAAAATAATACAGTTTGGAGGCGGAAATTTTATGAGAGGATTCACAGATTATGTCATTGATAAATTAAATAAAGAAGCGGGATTCAATGCCGGAATTGTAAACGTTCAGCCAACAGCGGGCGGCTCAGTTCATAAATTGGAAGAACAGGGTAATCTATACACGCTTTTCTCAAGGGGAATTAAAAAAGGGGAAATTATTGATACAAAACAGGTAATTTCTGCGATTCAGAAGTCGATTAATCCTTATACAAATTATGATGAATTCTTAGCGTTGGCGAAAGAAGAGGAATTAGAATTTATCTTCTCAAACACAACAGAAACAGGAATTTCTTATGACGAATCAGAAAATAATTACATTGGTCCGCACAAGAATTTTCCTGCAAAACTAACGGTTTTATTACACGAGAGATTCAAACATTTCAACGGAGCTGCAGGTAAAGGCGTGAGAATTATTCCTTGCGAATTGATTGAAGACAATGCGTTTGTATTGAGAGATATGATCCTGAAGTATGCCCGACTTTGGAATTTAGATCCTGATTTTGCACAATGGATTAATCAAAGTAATTACTTCCATAATACATTGGTCGACAGGATTGTTCCGGGGTATCCGAAAGATGACGCAGAATCATACGAAGATCAGTTGGATTATGAAGATCAGATGATGGTTGTTTCTGAAACATTCTTACTTTGGGTAATTCAGGATGCCGGAAATGTAAAAGAGAGAATTCCTTTCGATAAAATTAATGAACAGATTTTGGTGGTTGATGATATTCAGCCGTACCGTTTGAGAAAAGTGAGAATCCTTAATGGCGGTCATACCTTAATGTTGGCTCCGGCAATTTTATCAGGAAAGGAAACGGTAAAAGAATCTATTGACGATGCATTTATCGGGAAGTTTTTAAGGGAAACCATTTTTAATGAAGTAAATCCGACGTTAGGTCTTGATGAAACGGAACTGAAAGATTTTGCAGAAGAAGTTTTTGACAGATTCAGAAATCCTTTTATTAAGCATTATCAGGCGAGCATTGCACTGTATTTTGTTTCTAAATTTAAAGTAAGAATCCTTCCGAGTTTGCTGGGTTACGTTGAAATTAATCAAAAATTACCACTAAATCTGGTATTCTCTTTGGCAAGCTTAATCAGATTCTATCAGGGTAATTTTGGTGAAAAATCTTTGCCAATTAATGATGAAGAATCCATTGTTGCTCAATTCAAAGAAATCTGGACAAACGGAGATTATGGGAAAGTTGCAGAATTATCATTAAGCGAAACCACTTTCTGGGATATAGACCTTACTCAGGTTGGCGGACTGAAAGATGCAGTAGCAAAAGCTTTGTGGGAAATAGACCACAACGATGTAGAAATTGCGTATCACAACTTTATACAATTTTATTCTTAG